Proteins encoded within one genomic window of Panicum virgatum strain AP13 chromosome 1N, P.virgatum_v5, whole genome shotgun sequence:
- the LOC120655064 gene encoding death-inducer obliterator 1-like has product MEFSKQGQASMPNNLGSQPVPSSNVQSNQAEYASVFYPSLPGDWGSQPMFSVGASVPVSSYYIVPMSQQSVQVGASRPEVARPLGAQPLLSRVSLRPPQQVLNIQTSLPAMIGSQPSPSTVGRKSQQTVASPKVQMLKSPSFQSSNKRSAQKEPPSKVQPQQLESVRSKFRESLVAALRLDSDQLNKSQSPDNIQPDGSADKLKPAEGDAAQDPVSTISKDVSTVNSDVAPTVAPKRCEGDEKLSSDLVSNMIASVNGDMQQQSNLVSSEDELLGQCMVADELLQGHGLSWVSDLDAGISEPIAESNLKRPRTSDDPGATESLVESESKRIKSENELAIDKERLNRKAEGLAFRIEEELFKLFGGVNKKYKEKGRSLLFNLKDKNNPELRERVLSGDIAPERLCSMTAEELASKELSEWRLAKAEELAQMVVLPNTEVDPRRLLRKTHKGEFQVEVEEPDGISVVVELGGNLTNIPSKAVEDQTKSNEKANIDGKEGVQEKDKASDSSSQDEDGGTGNNDMSGDLEYIDNEKTDLMQELILDDMKDTENLPPIPSLDEFMQGLDSEPPFVDLSVGTPQEDGNDSEEPDTTLEPEELPETEDKASAPEKSASESDKPAAQDNSEPKLESPGHAAVPNSDLTEPCEGKLSKSSPGKDEATKTASDNVSNSDSVLNTKATNIPMIRESIWEGAIQLTVSSLSNVVAIFKSGEKPSLKDWRSFVEIKGRVKLSAFQEFVEQLPKSRSRAIMITELCWKEGSPESGRQHILQTIDAYISDERVGLAEPAEGIELYLCPPHGKTVEILSRHLPKEHQESLAVSGSSFIGVVVWRRPNIPRVPTSHHRHDGSRRQSILRKPQVTNPAARPSLPLNSYGAPPGFPNQRHYREEDVTDDVPPGFGPGVARDEDDLPEFNFVNSSHPAANVSAHAYKGRSHVPPPSARPSEQMRELVQKYGKRSSVQAHRWDDDDDDDIPEWNPTQATHQQPIRQPPLPAAPQQLPLPPPPPVQQMHPYHQQQQQQYHVPGAVQPQVPISALPHAYLRTQQQQLQSGQAWQQTNNAWWPSQGAAAAAPAPVTNIVQQPQYGVVPGSGGVQGYDASGVSGMAWRPR; this is encoded by the exons ATGGAGTTCTCAAAGCAAGGCCAAGCATCCATGCCAAACAACTTGGGATCTCAACCAGTGCCCTCTTCAAATGTCCAATCTAATCAAGCAGAGTATGCATCTGTGTTTTATCCATCATTGCCTGGTGACTGGGGTTCACAGCCGATGTTCTCTGTGGGAGCTTCAGTACCAGTTAGCTCATATTATATTGTCCCCATGAGTCAACAATCAGTCCAAGTAGGTGCTTCCAGGCCAGAGGTTGCACGTCCATTGGGGGCACAACCTTTACTAAGTAGAGTATCATTAAGGCCACCCCAACAAGTTTTAAATATTCAAACATCTTTGCCAGCGATGATTGGATCACAACCCTCGCCGTCCACTGTGGGCAGGAAATCACAACAGACAGTTGCTTCTCCAAAGGTTCAAATGCTGAAATCTCCATCATTCCAGTCATCTAATAAACGTTCTGCACAGAAGGAGCCACCATCAAAGGTCCAACCCCAGCAACTTGAATCTGTAAGGTCCAAGTTTAGGGAGTCACTTGTCGCAGCACTGAGGTTGGATTCTGATCAGCTGAATAAGAGTCAGTCCCCTGATAATATCCAACCTGATGGGTCTGCAGACAAGTTGAAACCGGCAGAAGGAGATGCTGCGCAGGATCCAGTTTCAACCATATCTAAAGATGTGAGCACAGTGAATTCAGATGTAGCCCCAACTGTAGCTCCGAAGAGATGCGAGGGAGATGAGAAGTTAAGCAGTGATTTAGTTTCAAACATGATCGCGAGCGTAAATGGTGACATGCAACAACAGTCAAATCTTGTTTCTTCAGAGGATGAATTATTGGGTCAATGTATGGTTGCAGATGAACTTTTGCAAGGTCACGgccttagttgggtttctgatCTTGATGCTGGGATTTCTGAACCTATTGCAGAATCTAATCTAAAAAGGCCGCGAACTTCTGATGACCCTGGTGCTACAGAATCTCTAGTAGAGTCTGAGTCAAAAAGAATAAAGTCTGAAAATGAGTTAGCAATAGATAAAGAAAGACTCAATCGAAAGGCTGAAGGTTTGGCGTTTAGAATTGAAGAGGAGCTGTTTAAACTGTTTGGTGGAGTAAATAAGAAGTACAAGGAAAAGGGTAGATCTCTTTTGTTTAACTTGAAAGACAAAAACAATCCTGAGCTAAGAGAGAGGGTATTGTCTGGAGATATTGCACCTGAACGCCTCTGTTCAATGACTGCAGAGGAACTCGCCTCTAAGGAGCTCTCAGAGTGGCGGTTGGCCAAGGCTGAAGAGCTTGCACAGATGGTTGTCCTTCCGAACACCGAGGTTGATCCTAGGCGTTTACTTAGAAAAACTCACAAAGGAGAGTTCCAAGTTGAAGTAGAAGAACCAGATGGTATCTCAGTGGTGGTTGAGCTTGGGGGCAACCTTACTAATATTCCATCGAAAGCTGTAGAAGATCAGACCAAGTCTAATGAAAAAGCAAATATAGATGGTAAAGaaggtgttcaagaaaaagataAAGCATCTGATAGCAGTTCACAAGATGAGGATGGTGGGACAGGCAATAATGATATGTCAGGTGATCTAGAATATATCGATAATGAAAAAACAGATCTCATGCAGGAACTTATTTTGGATGACATGAAGGACACAGAAAATCTTCCGCCAATTCCTTCGTTAGATGAATTCATGCAGGGCTTAGATTCTGAGCCACCTTTTGTTGATCTCTCAGTTGGGACCCCTCAAGAAGATGGCAACGACTCTGAGGAACCTGACACTACCTTGGAGCCTGAGGAACTTCCAGAGACAGAAGATAAGGCTTCTGCACCAGAGAAGTCTGCATCTGAATCTGATAAGCCAGCTGCGCAGGATAACAGTGAGCCCAAGTTAGAGTCACCAGGGCATGCAGCGGTTCCAAATTCTGATCTCACTGAACCATGTGAGGGAAAGCTGAGCAAATCCTCCCCTGGTAAAGATGAAGCTACGAAAACAGCTAGTGATAATGTCTCTAATTCTGATTCTGTTCTTAACACCAAGGCAACCAATATTCCTATGATACGCGAGAGCATATGGGAGGGTGCAATCCAACTGACTGTGTCTTCACTCTCTAATGTTGTTGCCATCTTCAAAAG TGGTGAAAAGCCATCCTTAAAAGATTggcgtagctttgttgagattAAGGGGAGAGTTAAACTTAGTGCTTTTCAAGAGTTTGTTGAACAGCTTCCCAAATCTAGAAGTCGCGCAATAATG ATAACTGAACTGTGTTGGAAGGAGGGTTCTCCGGAGAGTGGTCGCCAACATATCTTGCAG ACTATCGATGCATATATTTCAGATGAGAGAGTAGGATTAGCTGAACCTGCTGAAGGAATAGAGCTGTACCTGTGCCCTCCTCATGGGAAAACTGTGGAGATACTCTCTCGACACTTGCCAAAGGAGCACCAGGAGAGCCTTGCTGTGTCAGGATCATCCTTCATCGGAGTCGTCGTGTGGCGAAGGCCCAACATTCCCAGGGTACCCACCTCCCACCACAGGCATGATGGTTCCAGGAGGCAGTCAATCCTAAGGAAACCACAGGTTACAAACCCGGCTGCTCGGCCCTCCCTGCCTCTCAACTCATATGGTGCACCACCAGGCTTTCCGAACCAGCGCCACTACCGCGAGGAAGATGTAACTGATGATGTCCCTCCGGGCTTTGGCCCTGGTGTTGCTAGGGATGAGGACGATCTTCCtgaatttaattttgttaaCTCGTCACACCCTGCTGCTAATGTAAGTGCGCATGCCTACAAGGGCCGGTCGCATGTACCGCCTCCCTCTGCTCGCCCATCAGAGCAGATGAGGGAACTGGTTCAGAAGTATGGTAAAAGATCATCTGTTCAGGCCCACCGCTGggatgacgacgatgacgatgacATACCAGAGTGGAACCCCACCCAGGCCACCCACCAGCAGCCGATCAGgcagccgccgctgcctgccgccccgcagcaACTGCCGTTGCCTCCACCGCCTCCCGTCCAGCAGATGCACCCGTACcaccagcagcaacagcagcagtaccATGTCCCTGGTGCAGTGCAGCCTCAGGTGCCCATCTCTGCGCTGCCCCATGCCTACCTCCggacccagcagcagcagctccaatCTGGGCAAGCCTGGCAGCAGACAAACAACGCCTGGTGGCCGTCGCAgggtgctgccgctgccgcccctgCGCCGGTGACCAACATTGTACAGCAACCCCAGTATGGTGTAGTGCCCGGCAGTGGCGGCGTCCAGGGCTACGACGCTAGTGGCGTTAGTGGCATGGCATGGAGGCCGAGATAG